The following are encoded in a window of Fusarium verticillioides 7600 chromosome 6, whole genome shotgun sequence genomic DNA:
- a CDS encoding mannose-1-phosphate guanyltransferase, with the protein MKGLILVGGFGTRLRPLTLTLPKPLVEFANKPMIVHQIEALVAAGVTDIVLAVNYRPEIMEKFLAEYEEKYNINIEFSVETEPLDTAGPLKLAESILAKDDSPFFVLNSDVICDYPFQDLLAFHKNHGNEGTIVVTKVEEPSKYGVVVHQPGHRSLIDRFVEKPVEFVGNRINAGMYIFNTSILDRIELRPTSIEKETFPAMVKDNQLHSFDLEGFWMDVGQPKDFLSGTCLYLSSLTKKGSKELTPPTEPYVHGGNVMIHPSAKIGKNCRIGPNVTIGPDVVIGDGVRLQRCVLLRGSKVKDHAWVKSTIVGWNSTVGRWARLENVTVLGDDVTIGDEIYVNGGSVLPHKSIKANVDIPAIIM; encoded by the exons ATGAAGG GACTTATTCTTGTCGGCGGCTTTGGCACTCGCCTTCGCCCTCTC ACCCTCACTCTCCCCAAGCCTCTTGTCGAGTTCGCCAACAAGCCCATGATTGTGCACCAGATTGAGGCGCTGGTCGCAGCGGGTGTCACTGATATCGTTCTTGCTGTCAACTACAGACCtgagatcatggagaagtTCTTGGCTGAG TACGAGGAGAAgtacaacatcaacatcgaatTCTCCGTGGAGACTGAGCCCCTCGACACCGCCGGACCTCTGAAGCTTGCTGAGAGCATTCTCGCTAAGGACGACTCTcccttcttcgtcctcaactCCGATGTCATCTGTGACTACCCCTTCCAGGACCTCCTGGCTTTCCACAAGAACCACGGCAATGAGGGTACTATTGTCGtcaccaaggttgaggaaCCCTCCAAGTATGGTGTTGTTGTCCACCAGCCCGGTCACCGCTCTTTGATCGACCGATTCGTCGAGAAGCCCGTCGAGTTCGTTGGCAACCGTATCAACGCCGGCATgtacatcttcaacacttcCATCCTCGACCGTATCGAGCTCCGCCCGACTTCTATCGAGAAGGAGACCTTCCCCGCTATGGTCAAGGATAATCAGCTCCACTCTTTCGACCTTGAGGGCTTCTGGATGGACGTTGGGCAGCCCAAGGACTTCCTCAGCGGTACATGCCTGTACCTCTCTTCCCTCACAAAGAAGGGCAGCAAGGAGCTCACTCCTCCCACTGAGCCCTACGTTCACGGTGGAAATGTCATGATCCACCCCTCTGCCAAGATTGGCAAGAACTGCAGGATCGGGCCCAATGTCACAATCGGTCCCGATGTCGTTATTGGTGACGGAGTCCGCCTGCAACGATGCGTGTTGCTCCGCGgctccaaggtcaaggaccACGCCTGGGTCAAGTCCACCATCGTCGGCTGGAACAGCACCGTTGGCCGATGGGCTCGCCTCGAGAACGTGACAGTTCTCGGCGACGATGTCACAATTGGCGATGAGATCTACGTCAACGGTGGCAGCGTTCTCCCTCACAAATCTATCAAGGCTAACGTCGACATTCCTGCCATTATCATGTAA
- a CDS encoding mannose-1-phosphate guanyltransferase: MIVHQIEALVAAGVTDIVLAVNYRPEIMEKFLAEYEEKYNINIEFSVETEPLDTAGPLKLAESILAKDDSPFFVLNSDVICDYPFQDLLAFHKNHGNEGTIVVTKVEEPSKYGVVVHQPGHRSLIDRFVEKPVEFVGNRINAGMYIFNTSILDRIELRPTSIEKETFPAMVKDNQLHSFDLEGFWMDVGQPKDFLSGTCLYLSSLTKKGSKELTPPTEPYVHGGNVMIHPSAKIGKNCRIGPNVTIGPDVVIGDGVRLQRCVLLRGSKVKDHAWVKSTIVGWNSTVGRWARLENVTVLGDDVTIGDEIYVNGGSVLPHKSIKANVDIPAIIM; the protein is encoded by the exons ATGATTGTGCACCAGATTGAGGCGCTGGTCGCAGCGGGTGTCACTGATATCGTTCTTGCTGTCAACTACAGACCtgagatcatggagaagtTCTTGGCTGAG TACGAGGAGAAgtacaacatcaacatcgaatTCTCCGTGGAGACTGAGCCCCTCGACACCGCCGGACCTCTGAAGCTTGCTGAGAGCATTCTCGCTAAGGACGACTCTcccttcttcgtcctcaactCCGATGTCATCTGTGACTACCCCTTCCAGGACCTCCTGGCTTTCCACAAGAACCACGGCAATGAGGGTACTATTGTCGtcaccaaggttgaggaaCCCTCCAAGTATGGTGTTGTTGTCCACCAGCCCGGTCACCGCTCTTTGATCGACCGATTCGTCGAGAAGCCCGTCGAGTTCGTTGGCAACCGTATCAACGCCGGCATgtacatcttcaacacttcCATCCTCGACCGTATCGAGCTCCGCCCGACTTCTATCGAGAAGGAGACCTTCCCCGCTATGGTCAAGGATAATCAGCTCCACTCTTTCGACCTTGAGGGCTTCTGGATGGACGTTGGGCAGCCCAAGGACTTCCTCAGCGGTACATGCCTGTACCTCTCTTCCCTCACAAAGAAGGGCAGCAAGGAGCTCACTCCTCCCACTGAGCCCTACGTTCACGGTGGAAATGTCATGATCCACCCCTCTGCCAAGATTGGCAAGAACTGCAGGATCGGGCCCAATGTCACAATCGGTCCCGATGTCGTTATTGGTGACGGAGTCCGCCTGCAACGATGCGTGTTGCTCCGCGgctccaaggtcaaggaccACGCCTGGGTCAAGTCCACCATCGTCGGCTGGAACAGCACCGTTGGCCGATGGGCTCGCCTCGAGAACGTGACAGTTCTCGGCGACGATGTCACAATTGGCGATGAGATCTACGTCAACGGTGGCAGCGTTCTCCCTCACAAATCTATCAAGGCTAACGTCGACATTCCTGCCATTATCATGTAA
- a CDS encoding hexokinase: protein MEAQQVQVYGHGHGHEIKTKKRPWPRFLVSCVALMLILVLSQLVLSNGDAKLQQQPELKFPRNLLTSLSSANASILVSFSSLLQLFFLQTLRLLFPQLSFSSPLPIPSASEAVCSITPLFTTTPPTSPAITMALADESNRIVKEFDFSDEELNNHVKEFLRQMDEGLHKEGTSLQQIPTYVTGVPNGTEKGLYLAVDLGGTNFRVCSIMLNGDTTFNLTYNKVAIPKELMVAKTSAQLFSFLAKQIEIFLKEHHADHFNSHLRRRNTASTPSGYRHEHIFRLGFTFSFPVKQLAINKGLLIRWTKGFDIPDAIGKDVCALLQTEIDKLHLPVKVAALVNDTVGTLMARSYTSTSKSRSVLGAIFGTGTNGAYMEKLSNIKKPISGEYDQSTGEMVVNTEWGSFDNQLNVLPSTPWDKALDAESVNPGLQMFEKRVSGMFLGEIVRLAMADMINNESSSLFKDLNSSTNDWGTTTNIAPSSGFLKPWGLDSSIMSVAAADNTPELSTLRQELENLLSVYTPSLEDAQAFKSVSNAVGRRAARLSAVAIGAIALNSGKLNDLDEEVIDIGVDGSLVEHYPFFRDMIYEALRAIDGIGPQGAEKIRIGIAKDGSGVGAALIALVAAGREKPEDYLTDLRSESNRARKSSDAIRTFYPSSQAIQTSASA, encoded by the exons ATGGAGGCACAGCAGGTGCAGGTGtatggacatggacatggacatgaGATTAAGACGAAGAAGCGCCCTTGGCCTCGGTTCCTTGTCTCATGTGTAGCTCTCATGCTGATTCTAGTG CTCTCCCAGCTTGTCCTCAGTAACGGTGACGccaagctccagcagcagccagagcTCAAATTCCCAAGAAACCTTTTGACCTCGTTGTCGTCCGCCAACGCCTCAATTCTGgtttccttctcctctctcctccaattATTTTTTCTACAAACTCTTCGCCTTTTATTCCCTCAactctctttctcatccccACTACCAATCCCTTCAGCGTCCGAAGCTGTCTGCTCTATCACCCCTCTCTTCACGACAACGCCGCCTACCTCACCAGCTATCACCATGGCTCTCGCTGACGAGTCCAACCGTATCGTCAAAGAGTTCGACTTCTCCGACGAGGAACTGAACAATCATGTGAAGGAGTTCTTGAGGCAAATGG ACGAGGGCCTTCACAAAGAGGGTACCAGCCTCCAACAAATTCCTACCTACGTCACTGGCGTTCCCAATGGCACAGAAAAG GGTCTGTATCTGGCCGTTGATCTGGGAGGCACAAACTTCCGAGTTTGCTCCATCATGCTCAATGGTGACACCACCTTTAACCTCACTTACAACAAGGTTGCCATTCCGAAGGAGCTTATGGTCGCAAAGACCTCTGCacagctcttttctttcctcgcCAAGCAGATCgagatcttcctcaaggagcaCCACGCCGACCACTTCAACTCCCACCTGCGCCGTCGCAACACTGCCAGTACACCATCGGGCTATCGCCATGAACATATTTTCCGCCTTGGTTTCACCTTCAGCTTCCCTGTCAAGCAGCTAGCCATTAACAAGGGTCTGCTAATCCGATGGACCAAGGGCTTTGACATTCCTGATGCCATAGGCAAGGACGTCTGCGCTCTGCTTCAGACCGAGATCGACAAGCTCCATCTTCCCGTCAAGGTTGCGGCGCTCGTAAACGACACTGTCGGCACTCTCATGGCTCGATCCTACACTTCAACCAGCAAGAGCCGATCTGTTCTCGGTGCCATCTTTGGTACTGGTACCAATGGTGCCTACATGGAAAAAttgagcaacatcaagaagcctATCTCTGGGGAGTACGATCAATCAACAGGAGAGATGGTTGTCAACACAGAGTGGGGTTCTTTTGACAACCAGCTCaatgtcttgccatcaacaccttgggacaaggctcttgacGCCGAAAGCGTAAACCCTGGCCTTCAAATGTTCGAGAAGCGGGTATCTGGTATGTTCTTGGGCGAGATTGTCCGACTTGCCATGGCCGATATGATCAACAATGAGAGCTCGTCTCTGTTCAAGGATCTCAACTCGAGCACGAACGACTGGGGCACTACCACAAACATCGCGCCATCGTCTGGTTTCCTTAAGCCTTGGGGACTCGACAGCTCCATCATGTCCGTTGCGGCCGCCGACAATACACCTGAGCTGTCTACCCTTCGCCAAGAACTCGAGAACCTCCTCAGTGTTTATACTCCCTCACTCGAGGACGCCCAGGCTTTCAAGTCCGTTTCCAATGCTGTTGGTCGTCGCGCTGCTCGATTGTCGGCCGTCGCCATTGGTGCCATAGCTCTCAACTCTGGCAAGCTCAATGAtctcgatgaagaggttATCGATATCGGTGTGGATGGCAGTCTCGTCGAGCACTACCCTTTCTTCCGCGATATGATCTACGAGGCCCTCCGTGCCATTGACGGCATTGGACCCCAgggtgctgagaagatccGAATCGGTATCGCTAAGGACGGTAGCGGTGTCGGCGCCGCCTTGATTGCCCTGGTAGCTGCTGGCAGGGAGAAGCCTGAAGATTATTTGACTGACTTGAGATCTGAGTCCAACCGCGCTCGCAAGTCTTCCGATGCGATCCGTACGTTCTACCCTTCATCCCAAGCCATTCAAACTTCGGCTTCTGCCTAA